One genomic region from Sphingobacterium sp. UGAL515B_05 encodes:
- the rplO gene encoding 50S ribosomal protein L15 — protein sequence MNLSNLKPAKGAVKSSKRIGRGTGSGRGGTSTRGHKGAGSRSGHSTKIGFEGGQMPLQRRVPKFGFKNINRVEYNGVNLDTLQALIEKHNLTAVDFDALKAHGLVSKNDKVKILGRGELKAKVEVTAHAFTASAQKAIEAAGGSIVKI from the coding sequence ATGAACTTAAGTAATTTAAAACCTGCAAAAGGTGCAGTAAAAAGTAGCAAACGTATTGGCCGTGGTACTGGTTCTGGTCGTGGTGGTACTTCAACACGTGGTCACAAAGGTGCTGGTTCTCGTTCAGGTCACTCTACGAAAATCGGTTTCGAAGGTGGTCAAATGCCTTTGCAACGTCGTGTGCCTAAATTTGGTTTCAAAAACATCAACCGTGTTGAGTATAATGGTGTAAACTTAGATACTTTACAAGCGTTGATCGAGAAACACAATTTAACAGCTGTAGATTTCGACGCATTGAAAGCTCATGGTTTAGTGTCTAAAAATGACAAAGTTAAAATCTTGGGTCGCGGTGAGTTGAAAGCTAAAGTTGAAGTAACAGCGCACGCGTTTACTGCTTCTGCTCAAAAAGCGATTGAAGCTGCAGGCGGTTCTATCGTTAAAATTTAA